The genomic interval CCGATGAGCTCCGCCAGCCCATGACGGTCATGTGCGGACTCGTCAGCGCAGACGGCCACGGGACGGTTCAGTCCTCGCAATGCCTCATCAGCGGACGCGGGCAGGGGTTGCTCCACCATCACCACGCCCAGCTCCGCGCAGGCGGCCAACAGCGTAGGCAGTTCCTCGGGTTTCCAGCCCTCATTCGCATCCACGATGAGGCGACTGGATGGCGCCCCGGCGCGAATGGCCCGCAGCCGCTCCAGGTCCTCCGTACTCCCTCGCCCCAGCTTCACCTTGAGCAAGGGCCGGTGCGCCGACTTCCTCGCGGCCGCACCCATGGCCTCGACTGTGTCCAGGCTCAGCGTGTACGCGGTGACCAATGGCTGCGGCGCGACCATGCCCAGCAGCTCCCAGACAGGCTTGCCCGCCTTCTTCGCCTCCAGGTCCCACAGCGCGCAGTCCAAGGCATTGCGCGCCGCACGGGGCTCCAAGACCTCGGGGACACCGTCTCGCCCCAGTCCCGCCTCGATGCGAGGTCTCGCGGTCTCCAAGGCTCGCAGCACCCCGTCGACCGTCTCGCCATATCTCGCGTAGGGGACACACTCACCGCGCCCCACGGTGCCGTCCTCTTCCAGGGTAACGACCACCACCTCGGCGGAGGTCTTCGAGCCCCGGGAGATGGTGAAGCTGCCCGCGATGGGCCAGCTCTCATGCTGGATGCCGAGCTTGCGCATGAGCACTCAGCTCCGTGCCGGGAAGCGGCGAACCAGCTCATCCACCAGGGGGCCGACACCTGTACGGATGGGGTCGACACATGGCAGCCCATGCTCGCGGCCCGTCCGCTCCAGGAACGCCAGGGCTTCGTTCTCCTCCAGGTGCTCGGTGTTGATGGCCAGCCCCGTGCACTGGATGCCTGGGTTCGTCAGCTGCCCCTCCAGCACGGTGCGGTCGATGACCGCTTGGATGGAGGGCAGCGCGTGCTGCACGCCTCGCATCTTCGTTCTCGTGGGCTCATGACACACGATGAAGGCATCCGGCTGGGCCCCATGCAGCAACCCGAGCGTCACCCCCGCGAACGAGGGATGGAACAGCGACCCCTGTCCCTCCACCAAATCCCAGTGGTCCGCCGCGTTCGGCGGTGAAAGCCACTCCGCCGCGCCCGCCACGAAGTCGGACACCACCGCGTCGATGGCCACGCCCCGGCCCGAGATGAAGATGCCCGTCTGTCCCGTGGCGCGGAAGTCCGCCTTGAGCCCCCGCGCGCGCATCTCCTTCTCCAGCGCGAGCGCCGTGTACTTCTTTCCCACCGAACAATCCGTGCCCACCGTCAGCAAGCGCAATCCCTCTCGCCGAGTCCCCTTGCCCGTGGCGAACTCCATGTCCGGGATGCGCACGTCGTGCAGCGCGCGGCCGTTGCGCCTGGCGGCCTCCGCGATGGCGGGGAAGGACGACAGCCGCCTGTGCAGCCCGGTCGCCACGTCCATGCCCGCATCCAGCGCCTCCACCAGCTTGCCCACCCAGTGCTCCGGCAGCACGCCTCCCGCGTTGGCCACGCCGACGATGAGTGTCCTGGCCCCCTTCGCCTTCGCCTGGGCGATGTCCAGGTCCGCGAGGCCGCAGTCCGCCTTGCAGCCAGGGAGCCGCAGCTGGCCCACGCACCAGTCGGGCCTCCAGTCGACGATGCCGTGCGCCGTCTTCGCCGCGAGCTGGTCGGGTACATCCCCCAGGAACAACAGGTAGGGCTTTTGAATCTCCACCAACGTCCTCCCCGCGCCCCGGTCTGGGGCCTTCTCGGTTGCAGGGCTTTTCAACACTTCCCTGAGATGCCGGCAAGGTCAACCGCGAACCCACTCGGGGGCCACGGCGCACAGGATTCCGAGGATGGACGCAATCACGCTCAAGGCGAACAGGATGGGGAGGGCCACGCGGCGTTGGGGGACGCCCGCGGTCCGCATCAGTCCCATGACGGCCCACGGGCCCACCAGCGGGACGAGCGCGGCGGTGGACCAGAATCCACCACAGCGCGACTGCAACCGATGCACCAGGGGACTTCGTGGACGGGAGAGCAACCGGCGCCAGGGCTCCAGTCGGTCCAGCGCGTCCCATCCCAGGTCCACCGCGAGGACCTGGAGATAACCCAGCGGCACGCAGGCGAGGACCACCGCCCACGGCGGATATCCCAGGGCGAGGATGCCCAGCGGCACGGCCGCGAGCACTCCGCCCACGGGGCTGGCCGCGACCAGGATGAAGGAGAGCAAGGCAGTCACGGCGGTGTGTTCCCGGCTTCACCCCGGAGCTCCGGGATGGAACTCCATGCAGGGACATAGCCGGGGCTCACGGCCGGTGGGTGAAGAGACTGTGACGCTCGGACAACGTCGAGAGCGAAGGAGTCGACAGCGTCATCGGCCTCGAGCGCGCACTCCACGCGAGACATGTGTCCATCAGGTGATGGTGTGCATGAGCACATGTGTCGTGTCTGGCGATGGACTCCGTCCCAGAGTTGAAGCGGTTGCATCACGTCGTTACCTCGACGGCCGTGAGGTACTGGCTCCCATGGTTGTTGCTGCTCTTCGCGGGGTGCGGCGTCTTCGAACTGCACCCCTATGAAGTCAGAGGGGGCGAGCAGAACCTGAATGTGCGTGCGCTCGAGCGTCTCCCGCGAGACACCCACGAAGGCTCGTTTCGATTCGCGGTGATGGGCGACATCGGCGTCTTCCTGAAGGAAGCCAAGGACGCGATGGAGGATGTGGCTCGGCGGGACGTCGACTTCGTCGTCCAGTTGGGAGACCTGACGGAGTTCAGCTCGGCCCAGGAGTATGACTGGGTGGCTCGCCTTTTCGACGACGTGCCGGTGCCCGCGTTGGCTGTCATCGGCAATCACGACCTGCTGGGGACTGGGCCGCAGCTGTTCCGCCATCACTTCGGCTCGGAGTATCTGACCTTCGACTTCGGAGGGAGCCGCTTCGTCCTCTTCGACTCGAACTCTCGCGAGTATGGCTACCCCGGAGATGTGCCGGACCTGGACCGGCTGCGCGCGGAGTTGATTGCACCGCCGTGCGGGGGGCACCTGTTCACCTTCTCGCATGTCCCGCCGTGGCATTCGGACTTCGACCCGTCGCTGAGGGGGCCATTCGAGCACCTCCAGGCGGAGCGCAATGTCGCGGTGTCCTTCCACGGCCATCTCCATCGCTTCGGCAGTGATGCCATCGAGGGCGTGCGCTACGTCGTCACCGACGCGCTCGAGCTGCGCCGCTACCTGGTGGTCACCGTCGCGGGGCCTACGGTCCACGTCGAGCAGGTTTCGTACTGATGATGCGCTCGGGGTTCGTGGGAGGAGTGTTGGTGGCGTGGCTGCTCGTGGGGCTTGCCTCGCGAGCGGAGCCTCGGGCACACGAGGCTCCGTGGTACGTGCCGGACCATGCGGCGCTCCAGTTCGCGGGCTCCATCGGGATGTTGGCCGCGGGGCCTGGGTGGGCGTTCCTGGATGAGCAAGTGGATGTGCAGGCGTTGCTTGGCTGGGCGCCTCGCGCGGTGGCGGGCGCGGACTTCGTGACCCTGACGCTCAAGGCGCAGTGGCATCCGTTCCTCATCACGCATCGCGATTGGCGCATCCGCCCGCTCACCGTGGGCGCGGCGTTCAGCTACACCTTCGGCGACAGGTACTTCCTGAAGCTGCCGGACCGCTACGACTCGGGCTACTACTGGTTCACGACGGCGTTGCGTCCCATGATCTTCCTGGGCGGGAGTGTCGGGCACTCCCTGCCGGGGGTGGGAGCCCCCATACTGGAGGGCTACTATGAACTGGTCGCCACCGACTACCGCCTCGTCCAGTTCGTCCAGAACCCAGGCACCGTGAACACGGGGCTGTTCTCACTCGCGCTGGGGGCTCGGCTGCGCTTCTGACGGATGGGCGCGTGGAGGCCTGTTGTCTCAGCGCGGAGGTGTCGTCGCGGTGCTCGTGGGGGCGGGGGGCTCTTCGCGCTCGGCGTCTCCTCCTCGGAGGCGGCGCAGGATGCGAGGTGCCTCGGCGGCGAAGCGCTCCTGTGCATCTGGCAGCGGACGGTCCCACATGTCCGAGAGCTCCGTGCCCGGCAGTCCCGCGCCGAAGCGCACCTTCAACTCTCGGCCGATGAGCGCATAGCGCGGCTCCCAGCCGATGGTGGTGAGCAGATAGCGCCGAGGGTCCGGACGGGTCATCGGAATGCCATCGCCCAGCTTCTCCGGCGGGTGGGTGTCACCGAGCATGTCGAACAAGGTGGGCACCAGGTCGATGTGGCCGGTGACGGAGTCGACCTCTCCGGGCGCCAGGCGCTCATCGAAGATGACCATGGGGACATGAAGTTGGAGCTCGGTGACGTCGCTGGCGTGGCCCACGCGGCCGTGCTCGCGGAACTCTTCGCCGTGGTCTCCGGTGAAGATGATGAGAGGGCGTGTGCCTCGCGCGGCTTCCCACTGGGTCAACAGCTCCTCCACCTTGGTGTCCACCTCGTAGGCGGAGTTCCAGGCGCGGGCCTTGAGGTGCTCGGCGGGGACTCGCGCGGTGGCGAGGCCTCCGTTGCCGTCCCAGGCGGGTGAGAACACCGCCGAGCGCGGCGGGTAGTCGTAGTCGAAGTGAGTCCCCGCGAAGAAGACGAAGGTGAAGAGCGGGACGTCGCGAGGTGTCGACCGCGCCAGGTCCACGGCGTCCTTCACCATGGCCGCGTCGCGCAGGTGGCTGCGGCCCTCGTAGTCCGTGCGCAGGCCTCCGTGGACATCGCGGAACACGGTGTCCTTCAAGCCCATCCAGTCCACGGAGGACGCGGCGAAGAAGGCTTGCCGATAGCCATTGGCCTTGAGCGCGGGGAAGAGCAGGGGCGCGCGGCCGGCGCCGACCACCGCGTCCCGGCGCTGGGCTTCCAACCCGAAGAAGAGGCTGAAGAGCGAGAAGTCGGTGGAGCTGGCCGCGCTGTGGTGGTGCAGGAAGCGCGTGCCGTGCTCCGCCCTGCGCCACAGGTTGGGCATGACCTCCGGCGTGAAGAAGTCGTCGCGGAGGCTCTCCACGAGGACGAGCAGGATGTCGGGGTGCCGCGTGAAGCGGACGTCGGAGGGGTCGATGCTCGCCGCGGGGGCGCCCGCCTCGGGGCTGACGCCCAGCTTGAGGCCGGAGGCGGGGGGGCGGTCCGTCATCCGCGTGAGCAGCGTGTTCATCCGCACGGGGGCTTGAAGGGGCAGGGTGGTGGCCGCGTGCAGCACCGCGCCGCCATGGGCGAAGACGAGATAGGCGCTCATCAGTCGCTCCGCGGCGGTGACGAGGACCAGACAGGCGACGAGGCGCCCCACCCGCTGGGGACGCTGGACGCGCCGCAGGAAGTGGAGGCCCGTCCAGACATCGAGCGAGAGGACCGCGAGCGTCCCGACGCCCGACAGCGCGAGCTCATGTGGCGCGAGCCCCGTCTCCGCGAGCGCGCGCGGCTGAAGTGCGACCGCCAGGACCAGGCCATTGATGTGGAAGCCCAGGGAAGACAGCACCAGCGCATCCACGCCGAGCATCGCCACGCCCAAGGCCACCACGATGGTCATCGCCAGCGCATAGCGCCGCCCGAGCAACAGCAAGGGGAGGGTGGCCACGAAGGCGATGAGCCCCAGGAACAACGCCTGGACGACGCCGCCCACGAGGAGCAGGGGCCGCAGCGCAGGGGCCAGTCGGTCCACGGAGGCGAGCAACGGGGCGCCGAAGAAGAGCAGCGCGAGCAGCCCATGCAGGGTGCACCAGAGCAGCGCGGGGCCCAACAACGGGCGGGCTTCGGCCAGTCGCTGGCGGAGCCTCTCTGCGGGCGTGAGGGTGGCGGGAGGCGTCCGAGACATCGCGCTTCCTGCTAGCCCGCTCGCGAGCGATGTTCAAGGAAGGACACGCGCCCGGTCGCCCCCTTGCGGTGGGAGCTTGTCCAGTCGAGGGGCAGGGTGGCCCGCCACGCGGCACGTCGCGAAGGGAGGACACGCACCCGGCCTCCCCTTGCGGTGGGCGCTTGTCCGGTCGAGGGATGACGCGGGCTGCCTGGCGGGACATCGTGAAGGACGGGCACGGGCGCTGCCGCCCCCATCCACCAGGGGCTTGCTCATCCACGGACTCACGCGGTCACCGACGGAACCTCGCGAAGGAAGGGCCTCGCTCGGTCGCCCCGTTCGTGGGTGCCTGTCGAGTCGAAGGGGGCGTGGGCTGCCCAGCGGGGCGTTGTGAAGGAAGGGGACTTGCCCAACGGACCCACGCGGTCACCGACGGAACCTCGTGACGGACGGCGCGGCGGTGCCAGGATGGGGGCATGCCGCCACGCAAGCTCCTGCGACACCTCGTCTGGCTGGAGTCCTTCACCGCCGCGGTGGAGGCCGGCAGCATCGACGCCGCCGCGGAGCACCTGGGTGTGGCGCGCTCCGTGGTGAGCGAGCACATCCGCTCGTTGGAGATGGCGCTCGCGGATGGCGCGACGCTGCTCGAGCGTGGCCCGGGACGCCGCCTCCAGCTCACCGCTCGCGGCGAGCGCCTCTTCGCCGGCACCCAGACGCCCCTGCACCAACTCGACATGAAGCGGCTGAGAGACCTCGCCAGCGCCGAGCCCGTGGTGCGCCTGGGCCTCAACCCCACGTTGTCGCTCTCCTTGCTGGGCAAGGTGGCCCAGGACGCGGCCGCCCAGGGACTCAAGCTGGTCCTCAGCTTCGGCGGACCGCATGAACTCACCCGCCAGGCTCAGACGCGGCAGCTCGACCTGGCCCTCGACTTCACCCCGCTGCCACCCCACGAGGGGGTCGAGTCCGAATCCCTGCTGCGCATGCCCTTCGTCGTCCTCGCGGGTCCCGGCTGCGCGCTGGCGAGCTCAGCCGCCTCCCGGCAGACCCTGCACGTGAGGGACCTGGAGGGTCAGCCCTTCGTCGATTGGCTGCGCGACGACCCCTATGGCGGCGCCAACAGCGCTCGCTTCGCGGCGCACGGCGTCACCGTGAGTGAGGTGGCCCGCGTCGAAAGCTTCCTGCTCCTCTACGAACTGCTGCGCGCCTTCAACGCCTGCGCGATTGCGCCCGACCTGCGCCGCATGCACCCGTTTCCCCCCGACATCCACGCCTGGCCTCTCCAAGAAGAAGAGCCCCAGGCCGTGGAGGTCGTCGCCCTCTGGCCCTCCGGCGCCTTGAGCCTGGGCGCATCGACGTTGCTCGACGGACTGCGTCAACCCGTATGAGCTCTCGTCGATAAAACGACGAAGACGTCGAATTCTGCCGGATTTCCGAATCCCAACTCCCTCTGTATCTTCCTGGCAACTGGAAGAATCCACCCGGAGTGTTCGGATATGACGCCAACGGAACTGACGATATCCCGCTTGCCCGCGCATCTGCGGCGCTACGTGGTGAGCCAGGACTATGCGGCGTATACGCCGAGAGACCACGCGGTCTGGCGCCACATCATGGGCAAGCTGCGCGGGCACCTCGCGGAGCGGGCGCACCCGGTGTACCTGGAAGGGCTGGCGGCGACGGGCATCGACGCCGAGGCCATTCCCAGTCTGGATGAGATGAACGCGCAGCTGTCGCGGTTGGGCTGGTCGGCCGTGGGCGTGCGTGGCTTCATCCCGCCAGCGGTCTTCACGGAGCTCCAGTCGATGGGCGTGCTGGCCATCGCCGCGGACATCCGCACGCACGAGCACATCGAGTACACGCCCGCGCCGGACATCGTGCACGAGAGCGCGGGCCACGCGCCCATCATCGCCAACCGCCGCTACGCCGAGTACCTCAAGGCCTGCGGCATGGTGGGCTTCAAGTCGATTGCGAGCGTGGAGGACCAGGCCGTCTTCGAGGCCATCCGCAACCTCTCGGTCGTGAAGGAGGACCCGAACGCGAGCGCCGACGAAGTCGCGCACGCGGAGGCGAGGTTGGATGCGGCGAGCGCGAGCCGGCGCTACGTGAGCGAGAGCACTCGCGCCGCGCGGCTGTACTGGTGGACGGCGGAGTACGGACTCGTGGGGAGTCTGGACCAGCCGCGCATCTACGGCGCGGGCATCCTGTCGAGCATCGGCGAGGCGGTGCACTGTCTGACGCCCGCGGTGCGCAAGCTGCCGCTCACCGTGGCGTGCGCGGACGCGGACTACGACATCACCCGGATGCAGCCGCAGCTCTTCGTGGCCCGCGACTTCGAGCACCTCTTCGAAGTGCTGGCGGAGTTCGAGTCCACGCTCGCGTGGAAGCGCGGGGGAGACTTCGGGCTGGAGGTGGCTCGCGAGGCGCGCACCGTGAATCACCTGGTGCTGGCGGATGGCCGCGAGGTGACGGGGCGGGTGAGGGAGTCCGTGGTGGCGCCCGGGCCGGTGGCGCCGGGGCTCACCTCGGCGCTGGTGCGGATGGAGGGCCCCATCATCGTGTCACGCGGTGGAAAGAGCGACGGAGCGCGGCCGTGGAACGGCGAGGCGCTGGTGGTCTTCGGTGCGGGCAGTCTTCCGGAGCGCGGTGCGTTCAAGGTGTCGCTGTCGAGCGGTCTGGAGTTGGAAGGCTTCGCCGCGGGCGGCGGCGAGGTGCTGGCGCTGCGGGCTCGACTGGGGGGCAAGGTGTTGCAAGTCCCAGCGGTGACGAAGCTCTTCCTCACCCCGCACCTGCCCTCGGTTGCGGGAGGGCCCGCAGACCCGGAGACGTGGGACCGGTGGTTCGGCGAGCTGGAGGCGTTCGCCGCGGGGGATGGTGAGGAGCAGGCCCGCGCGCGCAAGTCGATGGCGCTGCACCCGTCGCTCGCGGCGCTCTACCGCGAGGTGCGCACGTTGCGCGAGTCGGGGAAGGCCCGGCCGGAGCGCCTGTCGCAGATCGCCGCCGCCGCGACGGACTTCCAGGACGACTGGCTGCTTCGCACCGAGGTCGATGAGCTCAGGGCCGCTCGCGCCTGAGCGTGGAAACGACGAAGGCCCGGCCCCGCGCCATGCGCGGAGTCGAGCCCGTCCGTGCCGTCGTGGGTGTCCAGCGCCCGCGGCTCACTTCTCCTTCGAGGCAATCTTGCGCAGGGCCTTCTGGTCGCGGACGCAGAGGATGCGGCCGACGTTGCCCAGCACACCCTCGCGCTTCATCTCGTTGATGAGCGTGGACACGAACGAGCGCGACGCGCCCACCAGGTCCGCCAGGTCCTGCTGCGTGATGCCGCGCAGGTCCGTCTCACCGCCGTGGGGGCAGCGCTCGCCGTGCGCCTCCACCAGCGTCAGGAGCGTGTCCGCCAGCCGCGCGGGGACTTCCTTGAAGGTCAGCCCGAGCACGCGCTTGCGCAGCGCACGCACGCGCTCGGCGTAGGCGCGCACCACGTCCACCGCGAGGGCGGGGCGGGCCTCCAACTGCGCGCGGAAGTCGCGGCCCTCGATGCTCCACACCTCGGCCTCACCCGCGGCGATGGCCATCTCCTCGATGGGCGTGCCCTCGGGGCGGAACAGCTCGCCGAACAAGTCACCCGGGCGGAGGATGGACACCACCGAGCGGGTGCCATTCTTGCCAATGCGCATCAGCCGCACGCGGCCGGACTTGAGCAGATAGACGCGGTCCGTGTTGTCGCCGGGGCGGTAGATGGTCGAGTTGTGCGGGAAGGACTCGACCTTGAAGTACCCCTTGAAGTCGATGGCCTCCTGCCCCGGAACGAGCTTGTTCGCGGTCACCATCATCCCGGAGCTGGTCGCCTGGAGCGGCGCCACGACGTTGGAACCGATAGGGCCGAGGGGGCGATTGAAACCGTGCATGGCATTCACTCCGTGGAAGGAATCAGGGGAAAGCAAGGCCGCCTGCTTCGGCGGCAACGGGGCTTTCCAGTTCCAAGGAACGTGCCAGACGGGAATGAAGTGCTCCGGGGGGAACACATCCAGGAATGCCGGGTACTTAGCGCTAGAGGTCCGTAGCACCCACCTCGCTGTGTCCAAAACCTGAAACAAAACGTTCAAACAGTCTGATCAAGTTGAACGAATCGTTCAAAGCGGGTGCGTCACTGTCGCGGCCCGGACACTGTTCACGGGTCGTCCTTCACGGTGAACCCGTGCCCTAAAGGGTTCTGTCCCTGTGAAAGATTGTACTTCTGTAGTTTGCGCTCCAGGGTGGGTCGACTGATTCCAAGAATCTGGCACGTGCGACCCTTGTGCCCTTTGGTGACGGCCATGGCACGGGCGATGAGGAGCCTTTCGGCTTCATCGAGCGTGGGGATGAGGCTGGCGTCATCCACGGTGGGCGCGGTGAACATGATGTTGGAGGCGGAGGGGCGTCCTGCCTCCGGGGGCGGCGCGCTGTCGAGCGACGGCAGGTCATCACCGCGCAACACATCACCCGGTGCGAGGACCACGGCGCGGGTGAGGACGTTCTCCAACTCGCGCACGTTGCCGCGCCAGGGCAGCCGGGTGAGGCGCTCCATGACCTCGAGCGGAACGCGGGTGACGCGCTTGTGGACCTTCTCGTTGATGCGCTCGAGCAGGTGTTTGACGAGCAGCGGGATGTCCTCGCGCCGCTCGCGCAGCGGAGGAATCAGGAGCGTAATCACCTTGAGGCGCTGGTAGAGGTCCTCGCGGAAGCGGACGTGTTCGACCTCTTCGGCGAGGTTGCGGTGTGTCGCGGCGATGACCCGCGCGCGCAGCTTGATGCGCTTGACGCCGCCCACGCGCTCGAACTCGCGCTCCTGCAGGACGCGCAGGAGCTTGGCCTGGAGCATCAGCGACATGTCGCCAATCTCGTCGAGGAAGACGGTGCCGTCCTCGGCCAATTCGAACTTGCCGGGCTTGCCCGACGTGGCGCCGGTGAAGGCGCCCTTCTCGTGGCCGAACAGCTCGCTCTCCAGCAGCGTGTCGACGATGGCGGAGCAGTTGATGCCGATGAAGGGCCGGGGCTCGTCGTACGAATAGTTGTGGATGACGCGGGCGATGAGCTCCTTGCCGGTGCCACTCTCGCCGGTGATGAGCACGGTGGCGGCGCTGCCGGTGACCTTGCCAATCTCCTTCACCAACTGCTGCATGGAGGGGCTGGTGCCGACGATGTCGCCCAGCCGGACGGCGGCGTTCTCCCGGTTGACCTCGTCCGCGCGGCGCGACAGCTGGCGGTACTCGAGCGCGCGCTCGACGACCAGGTCCAACGCGGCCGGGTCCGGGAAGGGCTTGTGGATGTAGTCGAAGGCGCCCGCCTTCATCGCGCGAATGGTGGTCTCCATGTCGTGGTAGGCGGTGACCAGGATGATGCGGGCATCGCCGCACAGGCCCTTCATCTCCTCGATGATTTCCAGGCCGGTGCGGTCCGGCAGCATCATGTCGAGGATGACCACGCTGGGCATGGCCTCCTGGGCGGCGCGCAGGCCCGCGGCGGCGCTGGTGGCGGTGGCCACCTGGTAGCGGGGCTGGCCGTCGTGTTCTATCTCCTCGAAGTGCATCTTGAGCGTCTCGAGGAGCGACACGTCATCGTCGACGATGAGAAGGGTCTCCATGGCGTCCCTCTCAAGTGGCGAACGTCAGGGTGAACACCATGCCGGGCTCGGCGCTGCCCTCGGCGGTGACATCTCCACCTTGGCCCATCATGACCCGCCTCAGCGCGGCCAGGGACAGGCCCGCGCCGCGGGCCAGGCGTGAGCCGAAGGGCTCGAACAGGGTGCCGCTCTCCTCGGGAGGAAGGGCGGCGGCGGGGTCCTTGAGCACCATGAGCACCCGGCCCGGAGGGCCTCGGCGCAGGGCGACCTCCACCGCGCTGTCCTCGGGTTGGGCCATGGCGACGTTGAGCAGCACCTGGGCCAGCACGGGGCGCAACCGGTTGGGGTCCACGCGCACGCGGGGCAGGTCCGCCTCCTCATCCACGCGCACGTCGATGCGGCGCTCGGCCAGCTCCAACGCCACCATGCCCGTGGCCTCCTGAAGCACCGAGCGCAGCGCGTGGGCGTCCAGGTTGGGCGTCGTGTCCCGGCCGTACTCGGACAGGAGCCACAGCATGCGCTCCATGGTGCGAATCTCCCGGTTGGCGATGGTCAGCCGCCGCCGGTCCCGGTCCGACAGGCCGGTGTTCCGGGCCAGCGTCTGCACCGCCATCTTCACGGACGACAGCGGGTTGCGAATCTCGTGGCTGAGGGACGACGACAGCCGGGAGATCTGCACCGGGGGCGCGCCTTCCAGGAGGGCATTGAGGTCCTGCACGCACGCGGCGGCCTCGCCTTCCTCCAGCCCGAGTGTCAATCGCAGGGGCGTGGCGTCCTCGCCGCCCAGGTGCGCGGAGATGAACTCCACATGGCGGCGATGCCCGCGCGCCAGGGCGTCCAGTTCGCGAGCGCGCTCGGGCGAGACACCGAGCACCAGATGAAGCGGGCGGTCCAGGAGCTCCTCCGCGGGGCGGCGAAGCACGGGGGCGCAGTCTCCCTGCGCACAGGTCACCCGCAGGCCTGGAGTCCAGGCGAGCAATGCGGCTTGCAGGAGATGGGCGTTCATTGGTGGGTCCCGAACATACCGAGTAAGGTTCCGCGCTGTCCCCTTATGTCCCTCAACGCGCGTTTCCCGAAGAACCTTGTGTCGGTCCTCCTCTTCCTGTCGGGAGGTACCGCGCTGGTCTACGAGTTGGTCTGGTCCAAGTATCTCGGGAATGTCCTTGGCAACAGTGGCCAGGCGCACGCCGTGGTGCTCGCGACCTTCATGGGTGGCCTCGCGCTGGGGGCATCTGTCTTCGGGCGGACAGCAGACCGGGTGAAGAGTCCACTGGCGCTCTACGGTGTGCTGGAGTTGGGGGTCGCGCTGTACGCGCTCGTCTTCCCGTATGTGTTGGACGCGCTGGGGGCGATGTGGCTCTCGGTGGCTCCGGGCGTGCCGGATGGATGGCGCGTGGGGCCTCGGCTCCTGGTGGCGGCCTTGTCGCTGGTGGTTCCCACGCTGCTGATGGGCGGGACGTTGCCGGCGCTGGTGCGGCACTTCGCGGACAGCCTCTCGGGGGTGCAGCGC from Myxococcus stipitatus carries:
- a CDS encoding sigma-54 dependent transcriptional regulator, which encodes METLLIVDDDVSLLETLKMHFEEIEHDGQPRYQVATATSAAAGLRAAQEAMPSVVILDMMLPDRTGLEIIEEMKGLCGDARIILVTAYHDMETTIRAMKAGAFDYIHKPFPDPAALDLVVERALEYRQLSRRADEVNRENAAVRLGDIVGTSPSMQQLVKEIGKVTGSAATVLITGESGTGKELIARVIHNYSYDEPRPFIGINCSAIVDTLLESELFGHEKGAFTGATSGKPGKFELAEDGTVFLDEIGDMSLMLQAKLLRVLQEREFERVGGVKRIKLRARVIAATHRNLAEEVEHVRFREDLYQRLKVITLLIPPLRERREDIPLLVKHLLERINEKVHKRVTRVPLEVMERLTRLPWRGNVRELENVLTRAVVLAPGDVLRGDDLPSLDSAPPPEAGRPSASNIMFTAPTVDDASLIPTLDEAERLLIARAMAVTKGHKGRTCQILGISRPTLERKLQKYNLSQGQNPLGHGFTVKDDP
- a CDS encoding HAMP domain-containing sensor histidine kinase → MNAHLLQAALLAWTPGLRVTCAQGDCAPVLRRPAEELLDRPLHLVLGVSPERARELDALARGHRRHVEFISAHLGGEDATPLRLTLGLEEGEAAACVQDLNALLEGAPPVQISRLSSSLSHEIRNPLSSVKMAVQTLARNTGLSDRDRRRLTIANREIRTMERMLWLLSEYGRDTTPNLDAHALRSVLQEATGMVALELAERRIDVRVDEEADLPRVRVDPNRLRPVLAQVLLNVAMAQPEDSAVEVALRRGPPGRVLMVLKDPAAALPPEESGTLFEPFGSRLARGAGLSLAALRRVMMGQGGDVTAEGSAEPGMVFTLTFAT